In Zingiber officinale cultivar Zhangliang chromosome 11B, Zo_v1.1, whole genome shotgun sequence, a single window of DNA contains:
- the LOC122034375 gene encoding rop guanine nucleotide exchange factor 1-like: MGTLPSDDDEEEFVSDLHGDQCGTYSPSADVSESDSSSCCLPSVSSTAVAAGASSSFTSSPLAPPLPPHFLFWDPKLEKRPTDFSEVEMMKERFAKLLLGEDMSGGGKGVCTALAISNAITNLSATVFGELWRLEPLAQQKKEMWVREMDWLLSVSDSIVELIPSIQEFPGGGTFEVMVSQPRPDLHMNLPALKKLDAMLIGILDGFLDTEFWYVDRGISVAADADEDGNGSYPSSSFGRPSLRQEDKWWLPCPRVPPKGLPEDARKRLQQCRDCVSQILKAAMAINSGVLMEMEIPDVYIETLPKTGRSCLGEIIYHYITAEQFSPDCLLDCLDLSSEHHTLEIANRIEAAIHMWRMKSHRRHPQVKTKKTSWRGKVKGLVADTERSQFLAGRAECLLQSLRIRYPGLPQTVLDMNKIQYNKDVGQSILESYSRVMESLAFNIMARIDDLIFVDDATEKCATAEAVSIFNRGGLGLPVQKKISPSPFSIQNTPYASPFATPAYCSTPVSGSPGRLQDSQSKRNTLIQPEAKTDKIIPGDLEKVWSYTSNVSARKDAGDAPERN; encoded by the exons ATGGGGACCCTTCCCTCCGACGACGACGAGGAGGAGTTCGTCTCCGACCTCCACGGCGACCAGTGCGGCACCTACAGCCCCAGCGCCGACGTCAGCGAGTCCGACTCCTCCAGCTGCTGCCTACCCTCTGTCTCATCTACTGCCGTCGCCGCAGGCGCCTCTAGCTCCTTCACCTCTTCGCCCCTCGCGCCTCCCCTCCCCCCTCATTTCCTCTTCTGGGACCCCAAGTTGGAGAAGAGGCCGACTGATTTCTCCG AAGTGGAGATGATGAAGGAGAGATTCGCTAAGCTTCTTCTCGGAGAAGACATGTCCGGCGGTGGGAAAGGAGTCTGCACCGCCCTTGCTATCTCTAATGCCATCACCAATCTTTCTG CCACCGTGTTTGGGGAGCTGTGGAGATTGGAGCCCCTGGCGCAGCAGAAGAAGGAAATGTGGGTGCGGGAGATGGATTGGTTGTTGTCTGTGAGTGATTCCATTGTGGAACTCATCCCTTCCATCCAAGAGTTCCCTGGTGGGGGCACTTTTGAGGTGATGGTCTCCCAGCCTCGGCCTGACCTCCACATGAACCTTCCTGCCCTCAAGAAGCTTGACGCCATGCTTATTGGGATTCTGGATGGGTTCTTGGACACTGAGTTCTGGTACGTGGATAGGGGGATTTCGGTTGCTGCTGATGCAGATGAGGATGGGAATGGATCCTACCCATCTTCTTCCTTCGGCAGGCCATCTTTGCGACAGGAAGACAAATGGTGGTTACCTTGCCCGAGGGTCCCACCCAAAGGATTGCCAGAGGATGCAAGGAAGAGGTTGCAGCAGTGCAGGGACTGTGTGAGTCAGATACTCAAAGCAGCCATGGCCATTAATAGTGGGGTGCTCATGGAGATGGAAATCCCTGATGTCTATATTGAGACCTTGCCTAAG ACTGGAAGATCATGCTTGGGTGAGATAATATACCACTATATAACGGCTGAACAGTTTTCACCTGATTGCCTTCTGGATTGCTTGGACCTTTCATCCGAACATCATACTTTAGAAATAGCAAATAGGATTGAAGCAGCAATTCATATGTGGAGGATGAAAAGTCATAGGAGGCATCCCCAAGTGAAGACCAAAAAGACTTCTTGGAGAGGAAAAGTGAAGGGTCTTGTTGCTGACACTGAAAGAAGTCAATTTCTGGCAGGACGAGCAGAGTGTCTTCTGCAAAGTTTAAGAATTCGTTATCCTGGACTTCCTCAGACTGTTCTTGATATGAACAAAATTCAGTACAataag GATGTTGGGCAGTCTATCCTTGAGAGTTATTCCAGAGTCATGGAGAGCTTGGCATTTAACATCATGGCCAGAATTGATGATTTGATCTTTGTGGATGATGCAACCGAAAAATGTGCCACTGCAGAAGCAGTTTCTATATTTAACCGGGGAGGATTAGGACTGCCAGTTCAAAAAAAGATCTCACCCAGTCCCTTCTCGATTCAAAACACACCTTATGCTTCACCCTTTGCAACTCCTGCATATTGTTCAACTCCAGTAAGTGGGAGCCCTGGAAGGCTGCAAGATTCACAAAGCAAGAGAAATACATTAATTCAACCAGAGGCCAAGACAGATAAGATCATCCCGGGTGATCTGGAGAAGGTATGGTCATACACCAGCAATGTGAGTGCTAGGAAAGATGCAGGAGATGCCCCTGAAAGGAACTGA